A single window of Narcine bancroftii isolate sNarBan1 chromosome 13, sNarBan1.hap1, whole genome shotgun sequence DNA harbors:
- the LOC138748023 gene encoding microtubule-actin cross-linking factor 1-like: MWSFAEMGERLNDHQQGLKEHCQKLSWKEQELVLVKEAAQTFLDQNVQDPLREEEDVLQEKLNVLIEEYESALSSADSQLNVIVDLHIELQKFRKDHDEFETFMIHLEKELAKIKAGEFDSKSLTFKLKKQQFLFKDLQFHKGDLRHLRRSWKSVFDAAFHFEIRNAIESYKIQIDPDAISQRVKETVESDDARFNTLRSECIELGSRLGTKLFQQWQEKADELYLSQESVERERKMVQLEDISNPEILQQELENIMEAELHPFHLDEVLMGA, encoded by the exons ATGTGGTCATTTGCTGAGATGGGCGAAAGACTGAATGACCACCAGCAAGGCCTGAAG GAACATTGCCAAAAGTTGTCCTGGAAAGAGCAAGAGTTGGTTTTGGTCAAAGAGGCAGCTCAGACCTTCCTGGATCAAAATGTCCAGGACCCTTTGCGAGAAGAGGAAGATGTACTGCAGGAGAAATTGAATGTCTTGATAGAGGAGTATGAATCCGCTTTATCAAGTGCAGATTCTCAGTTAAACGTGATTGTGGATCTGCATATAGAATTGCAGAAGTTCCGAAAAG ATCACGATGAATTCGAAACATTCATGATTCATTTAGAGAAGGAACTAGCAAAGATAAAAGCTGGGGAATTTGACTCCAAGTCATTGACATTCAAACTTAAGAAGCAGCAATTCCTCTTCAAAGATCTTCAATTTCACAAAGGGGATCTAAGACACCTCAGACGATCTTGGAAAAGTGTCTTCGATGCTGCCTTTCACTTTGAAATCAGGAACGCAATTGAAAGCTACAAGATCCAAATTGATCCTGATGCCATAAGCCAACGTGTAAAGGAGACGGTTGAAAGCGACGATGCTCGTTTCAACACACTTCGATCAGAA TGCATTGAACTTGGATCCCGTCTTGGCACAAAGTTATTTCAACAATGGCAAGAGAAGGCAGATGAGCTGTATTTGAGCCAAGAGAGcgtagaaagagaaagaaaaatggttcagctggAGGACATCTCTAATCCAGAAATCTTGCAGCAAGAACTTGAAAATATCATG GAAGCTGAGCTCCATCCATTCCACCTTGATGAGGTTTTAATGGGAGCCTGA